Proteins from a genomic interval of Thunnus maccoyii chromosome 1, fThuMac1.1, whole genome shotgun sequence:
- the LOC121894034 gene encoding AKT-interacting protein isoform X1: MNLNPFWSMSANTSRKQRPDNEEQSGHGEQRASPARLPFGKKQLPAIPKNAAPITKPTAMGTPAQSANGTHASYGPFYLEYSLLAEFTLVIKQKLPGIYVQPSYKSALMWFGVIFIRHGLYQDGVFKFTVYIPDNYPDGECPKLVFDIPVFHPLVDPVSGELDVRRAFTKWRRNHNHIWQVLMYARTIFYKINTAEPLNPEAAVLYEKDVHLFKSKVVDSVKLCNSHLFDQPKIDDPYAISFSPWNPAVHEEAKERMFTYKRRPEDHHKGTQVSGLSWVKPGSTQPFSKDDNPPQC, from the exons ATGAACCTAAACCCCTTCTGGAGCATGTCTGCCAATACAAGTCGCAAG CAGAGACCTGACAATGAGGAACAGAGTGGGCATGGGGAGCAGAGAGCCAGCCCAGCCCGGCTGCCCTTTGGCAAAAAGCAACTTCCAGCCATTCCTAAGAATGCAGCCCCCATTACCAAGCCTACAGCAATGGGTACCCCAGCCCAGTCAGCCAATGGCACACACGCCTCCTATGGCCCCTTCTACTTGGAGTACTCTCTGCTGGCTGAGTT CACACTAGTGATTAAGCAGAAACTCCCTGGAATTTATGTCCAGCCATCCTACAAGTCAGCACTAA TGTGGTTTGGGGTCATATTCATCAGACATGGCTTGTACCAGGACGGAGTCTTCAAATTCACTGTGTATATTCCAGATAACTATCCAGATGGAGAGTGTCCT AAATTAGTATTCGACATCCCAGTCTTCCATCCACTTGTTGACCCTGTGTCTGGAGAGCTTGATGTCAGAAGAGCTTTCACCAAATGGAG acGGAATCACAATCACATCTGGCAAGTCCTCATGTATGCACGCACAATTTTCTACAAGATCAACACTGCAGAACCACTCAACCCAGAGGCTGCTGTGCT ataTGAAAAGGACGTGCATTTGTTCAAAAGCAAAGTGGTGGACAGTGTGAAACTATGCAACAGTCACCTTTTTGACCAGCCCAAGATAGATGATCCCTACGCAATAAG tttttctcCATGGAACCCAGCTGTTCATGAGGAAGCAAAAGAGCGAATGTTCACGTATAAA AGACGACCTGAGGATCACCACAAGGGAACGCAGGTGTCGGGGCTGTCTTGGGTGAAGCCTGGATCGACACAGCCCTTCAGCAAAGACGACAATCCTCCCCAGTGCTGA
- the LOC121894034 gene encoding AKT-interacting protein isoform X2, which yields MNLNPFWSMSANTSRKRPDNEEQSGHGEQRASPARLPFGKKQLPAIPKNAAPITKPTAMGTPAQSANGTHASYGPFYLEYSLLAEFTLVIKQKLPGIYVQPSYKSALMWFGVIFIRHGLYQDGVFKFTVYIPDNYPDGECPKLVFDIPVFHPLVDPVSGELDVRRAFTKWRRNHNHIWQVLMYARTIFYKINTAEPLNPEAAVLYEKDVHLFKSKVVDSVKLCNSHLFDQPKIDDPYAISFSPWNPAVHEEAKERMFTYKRRPEDHHKGTQVSGLSWVKPGSTQPFSKDDNPPQC from the exons ATGAACCTAAACCCCTTCTGGAGCATGTCTGCCAATACAAGTCGCAAG AGACCTGACAATGAGGAACAGAGTGGGCATGGGGAGCAGAGAGCCAGCCCAGCCCGGCTGCCCTTTGGCAAAAAGCAACTTCCAGCCATTCCTAAGAATGCAGCCCCCATTACCAAGCCTACAGCAATGGGTACCCCAGCCCAGTCAGCCAATGGCACACACGCCTCCTATGGCCCCTTCTACTTGGAGTACTCTCTGCTGGCTGAGTT CACACTAGTGATTAAGCAGAAACTCCCTGGAATTTATGTCCAGCCATCCTACAAGTCAGCACTAA TGTGGTTTGGGGTCATATTCATCAGACATGGCTTGTACCAGGACGGAGTCTTCAAATTCACTGTGTATATTCCAGATAACTATCCAGATGGAGAGTGTCCT AAATTAGTATTCGACATCCCAGTCTTCCATCCACTTGTTGACCCTGTGTCTGGAGAGCTTGATGTCAGAAGAGCTTTCACCAAATGGAG acGGAATCACAATCACATCTGGCAAGTCCTCATGTATGCACGCACAATTTTCTACAAGATCAACACTGCAGAACCACTCAACCCAGAGGCTGCTGTGCT ataTGAAAAGGACGTGCATTTGTTCAAAAGCAAAGTGGTGGACAGTGTGAAACTATGCAACAGTCACCTTTTTGACCAGCCCAAGATAGATGATCCCTACGCAATAAG tttttctcCATGGAACCCAGCTGTTCATGAGGAAGCAAAAGAGCGAATGTTCACGTATAAA AGACGACCTGAGGATCACCACAAGGGAACGCAGGTGTCGGGGCTGTCTTGGGTGAAGCCTGGATCGACACAGCCCTTCAGCAAAGACGACAATCCTCCCCAGTGCTGA